In the genome of Calothrix sp. PCC 6303, the window GAAACTGTACAAGGTTGTGCATTGCCCTGGAAACCTTGCGAAATAGAAACTGTTTCTGAGTTACGAAGCCTAATTGTGGAAATTGTTCTTGCCCAAACAGACGAACTAGCAAAAATCAATTTGGAGTTGGAACGTAGCAATATTGAACTGGATTCCTTTGCTTATATTGCTTCCCATGATTTGAAGGAACCACTGCGGGGAATTCACAACTATTCTCATTTTTTGATGGAAGATTATGCTGATGTGTTGGATGGCAGCGGAGTTGCTAAACTTAATACATTAGTACGCCTGACTCAACGGATGGAGGATTTGATTAACTCACTGTTGCACTATTCTCGTTTGGGACGTGCCGAACTTTCTCGTCAACCAACAAACTTAAACCATCTACTACAACAGGCAATCGATACCTTGAGAATCAGCCAGCCTGAAAGCACAGTTGAGTTCCGCTTGCCCCAATCCCTGCCGATCATTTTATGCGATCGCACTCAAGTCAACGAGTTGTTTACCAACCTCCTTACCAACGCTATCAAGTACAACGATAAATCGGACAAATGGGTGGAAATTGGTTTTTGCGAATCGGTAAGCAACCAGCCTGACAACCCTATTTTCTATAGCTTTTATGTCCGTGATAACGGCATTGGAATTGCCGAACAAAATTTAGAGCGAGTATTCCAAATCTTCAAACGTCTCCATGCACGAGATGAGTATGGTGGTGGTACAGGAGCAGGGTTAACAATAGTTCAAAAAATTGTCCAGCGACATGGTGGTAAAATTTGGATAGAATCAACACCGGGCGAGGGTAGTACATTTTACTTCACCTTGGCGGCAAAAATCGAAGTATGACTCAATTCTCCGTCATTTCTGTTAAGAGACCCCCGCTTTTGTTAGTGGTTGAAGATAGCAATGAAGATTTTGAAGCATTGCAACGCTACCTCGACAAATACCCCTTGACTATTCCTGTCTACCGTTGCGTTAATGGTGATGACGCTTTGGCTTTTCTTTATCACACTGGTAATTACACTGATTACCAGAATGCTCCCCGACCAGGACTGATTGTACTGGATCTCAACCTACCAGGGATGGATGGGCGAGAAGTATTGCAACAAATCAAACAAGATGAGGATTTAAAATTAATTCCTGTAGTTATTTTCACTACATCAAACAGCCCCAAAGATATTCAAGCCTGCTACAAACAAGGGGTGAATAGCTATATCGTCAAACCAATGGATGCTGCTAGATTAAAACGTAACATTCAAACCTTGATAGATTATTGGTTTGATACAACAGTCCTCCCTACCGATGTTTCGGAGAAAAACCAGTGATGGATCGAATTCAGCGCACTGTTTTGGTTGTAGATGACAACCCTGAAGACTGCGAAATGTATCGCCGCTATTTACTGAGAATTCAAGAGTATAACTACACTGTGGTAGTTGCAACCTTGGGACAGGAAGGGCTAGCTCAGTGGCGACAGTACCAACCAGATGCGGTGTTGCTAGACTATCGATTGCCTGATATGGACGGTCTGGAATTTCTCAGCGCTCTGCAAGCTCAAGGACAAAAATCGCTTCTCTCAGTAATTATGGTGACGGGGGAAGGAAATGAAGCGATCGCAGTTCAAGCAATTAAAGCAGGTGCTCAAGATTACTTGGTTAAAGGAAAAATTACCCCGGAGAAATTGCGTTTAGCAGTTAACGCTACTATAAATTCAGTGGGATTACAAAATCAACTGCAACAGCGGATTGAGCGGGAGCGTGTAATTGCTGAGATTTCTCAAAAAGTTTACAAATCACTAGAACTGGATGATGTTCTCAACACTACTGTACAAGAAGTACGTAATTTTCTCCAAAGCGATCGCGTCCTCGTTTTTCATCTAGAATCAGATGGCAGCGGGACGGTAATGGCAGAATCTGTTGGGGCAGAGTGGTGTTCGATCCTAACAACAAAAATCTATGACCCCTGCCTGGTTGAAAGCTATATAGAACAATATCGTCAGGGACTTGTCACCACTACCACAGATACTTACGATGGCAGCATCGATCCTTGTCATCTGGAACTGCTAGATCAATTTCAAGTTAGAGCAAATCTAGTGGTGCCGATTCTCCACGAAGACCAATTTTGGGGACTGCTAATTGCCCACCAATGTAACGCTCCTCGCCAATGGCAACCCTTAGAAACTGATTTACTCCAGCAGTTAGCAACCCAAGTAAGTGTTGCTATCCGTCAAGCAGAGCTTTATCAACAAGCACAGAGAGAATTAGCCGAACGGCAACGCGCTGAAGAAGTGTTGCGAGACAAAGAGGAAAAACTACGTTTGGCGCTAGAAGCTTCCCAAATGGTAACTTGGGACTGGAATATTCTGACAAATGAAATTCAATGGTCTGGCAGTGAAACAATGCTGTTGGAGCTAGTTTCCTACGATCTGTGGTTTTCTCGACTGTTTCCGGAAGACCGCGATCGCGTCCTAGATGCAATCAATGCTGCCATCACAACTGGTGTAGATTACGACATGGAATTTCGCATGATCTACCCAGATGATAGCATTCGTTGGAAACTAAGCCAGGGAAAAGTATTTTATAATTCAACTGGACAACCGACACGGATGACAGGTATTAACCTGGATATCACCGATCGTAAAAGATCAGAAGCGGAAATTCGCCAAAGTGAATACCAAGTTCGGCGAATCCTAAATAACTTGTTTAGTTTTGTTGGCGTGATGACCCCAGATGGTGTACTGGTTGAAGCCAATCGAACGGCATTAGAAGCCGCTGCACTATCTCCCAGTGATGTATTGGGTAAACCCTTTCCCGACACCTATTGGTGGTCTTACAGTCCAGAAATTCAAGCCCAACTAGCGCTGGCGATTCAACAAGCGGCAGCCGGAGAAATAGTTCGCTATGACGTAGAGGTGCGCTTGGGTGAAGGAAAATTCATCGTCATCGATTTTTTCCTAGCACCTTTATTCGATGATACAGGACGAGTCGAGTATCTTATTCCTTCCGGCATCGATATCACGGATCGGAAACTAGCCCAAGAAGCTTTACAAAAAAGTGAAGAGTTTAAGAACCGAGTATTAGAAAGCAGTAGTGACTGCATCAAAGTACTTGATATGGAGGGACGACTGTTATACGTTAACGCAGGTGGGATGTGCCTCTTAGAGATCGATGATCTGACTCCCTTCCTCAATACCGAGTGGCTGTGTTTTTGGCAAGACGAATACCGACAAGCAGCAACAGCCGCCATCACTCAGGCAAAGAGAGGAGAAACTGCTAAATTTCAAGGCTTTTGTCCCACTGCGAAAGGGACACCCAAATGGTGGGATGTTGTGGTTTCACCTATCCGCGATTCAGCCGGACAGGTGATACAACTTTTATCGGTTTCTAGGGATATGACCGAGCAGAAACAAGCACAAGCCTCTTTGCAAGAGCAAACTAAATTATTACAAGTTATTTTAAGCAGCATTGGTGATGGTTTAATTGCTGCCAACCAACAAGGGGAATTGACAATTTTTAATGAGGCTGCACACAGCATATTTGGTTCACTTTTAAATGAGATACCACCTAATGAATGGGCAAGCACCTATGGACTGTTTTTACCTGACCAAAAAACCCTATTTCCTCAAGACGAATTCCCCCTAATAAAAGCTTTACAAGGCGAAACAGTTACAGATGTAGAGGTGTTTATCTGCAATCAGCAGGAATTAGAAGGACGGTGGATCAGTGCTAATGGCTACCCTTTAAGTGATGGAAGTGACGATATTAAAGGCGGAATAGTTGTCTTTCGAGATATTACAGAACGAAAACGATCTGAAATCGAACGCGATCGCATTCTTCAATTAGAACAAGCTGCCCGTACAGAGGCAGAACGTGCTAACCGCGTCAAAGATGAGTTTCTAGCAGTACTATCCCACGAACTGCGATCGCCCCTCAACCCAATTCTGGGCTGGACAAAACTCCTACAAACGCGCCAGTTTGACGCAGATCAAACTGCAAAAGCACTGGCAACAATTGAACGTAACGCCAAATTACAAACAGAACTAATTGACGATCTCCTGGATATCGCCAAGATTTTGCGCGGCAAACTTAACTTGAATGTAGCTCCAGTCAATTTAAAATTAATCATTGAAGCTGCACTAGATACCGTTAGTACGGCAGCCACCGCTAAGTCAATTTTAATTGAGGCAAGAGTACCCCCAATTGGTCAAGTATTAGGTGATGCAACTCGACTTCAACAAGTTATCTGGAACTTAATTTCCAATGCTATTAAATTTACACCTTCAGGTGGACGCATTGATATTCGCTTACAAAATGTAGATGATCACGCACAACTCACCTTCACAGATACTGGTAAAGGCATTAACCCTGACTTTATACCCCACATATTTGAGGCGTTTCGTCAAGAAGACTTCTCTGTCACCCGCAAACATGGTGGTTTAGGGCTGGGGTTAGCTATTGTGTATAGCTTGGTGGAACTTCACGGTGGCACTATCAGCGCTGCAAGTCTAGGTGAAGGACAAGGTGCCACTTTTACTGTTCGATTACCCTTACTGAAAGATGATAGTCAACAAATTGATGAATTGTTAGAACAAGAACCAGATCTAACTGGAATCAAAATTTTGACAGTGGATGACGATCAAGATTCTCGTGAATTACTGACGGTTTTATTGATGCAGTATGGAGCCGAGGTGACAGCACTCACCTCTGCCCAAGATGTTTTGAGTACCTTAGAATCCTCCTTTCAACCCGATGTATTAGTCAGTGATATTGGAATGCCAGATATGGATGGTTATACCCTGATCAGACGTATCCGCGCTTTGGCACCCCAACAAGGTGGAAAAGTTCCAGCCATTGCCCTCACCTCCTATGCTAGAGAAACAGACCAACAACAAGCCCTAGCAGCCGGGTTTCAACGGCACATTGCCAAACCTATTGATCCTCACCAATTAGCTCAAGCTATTGTTTTAGTTTTGTGCAACTCAAAAAATACCAGTTTGAGTTAACTTACGGACTTTTAAACCATTTTTTGACTCGTTACAGAAACCTGAGTTTGCAGCAATTGAGAAACTGTGAGAAACCGATAACCCTCAGCTTGCAGCCGATTGATGACAATTCTAGTAGCGTTTATTGTCGCAGTGCGATCGCCTCCACCATCATGCAGTAATATTATCGTTCCTGGCTTGATATTTTCTAAAATTCGATTGGCGATAATTTCTGGGTCAGACTCCTGATAATCTTTAGGATCTAAACTCCACAAAATATTCTTCTTTTTTTGTTGCTTGAGAATATAAGGTAAAGTTAAACGCTTAAATCCAAAAGGAGCGCGAAAGAGAATTTCGTTTTTAACCCCTAATTCCCTCAACAATTCATCAGTTTTATTGATTTCTTTAAGTAGGAATTTGGGGGTTTTCCAAATCATTTTCTGATGTGAGTAGGAATGGTTTCCAACTTCATGTCCACTAGCAACTAATTGTTTGATAACTTGGGGATGTGCTTGGATTTCTTTGCCGATGGCGAAAAATGTCGCCTTCACTCCTAAATTATCCAACAAATTAATTAGCTTAACTGTATACTCTGGATTTGGTCCGTCATCATAGGTTAATGCAACCACAGAATCATTGGTTTCAACCTGATTAAAGTATTCACCCATGATTTGATATTTGGATGTGGCAGCTAGTTTCTGGAAAAGATAAATACTAACTGCGACAAAAATCAATAAAAAGATGATAAGTAGGTGGGTGGGAAAAATCATTGTTAACTGATTTCAATATCTCGTTGAGTCCGAATCCAGGTTCTTTGAGGTTTAATTAAAAATGACCAATAAATACTTAGATTCCAAAGGATGTAAATTGGTATTTCTAAAAATATTCTTGCAGGGAAATCATTTTTAGCAAATTTATTCCAAGCCCCAAAGATTGCAGTAAATAGCATTAGACCTTGAATACTTGCGATTCCAGCAGGGATAGAAGAGATAGGGAATATCATCAAGCTGATCACTACCTCCATTAGCCAAAGAGATACAAGCAAAGATAGCGGTGGAATAGCCATATCTAAACCAATTGCCAATAAGTCAAGGCGTTTTTGTCGCCAAGCAGCAAGTAACATAGCAGGAACTTGGGTTAGTAATGTTTGTAGATGTCCATGAACCCATCGGGTACGTTGGGTATTTCCTGCTTGCTGATGTTGGGGAAAATAACCTGTGACTAATGCTTGTTCACAATAAACGGGACTATATCCAGCCACCGCTAAATCTAAGCCGAGTTGCTTATCTTCCACAATGTTGCCACTGGCAAAGCTAACTTGATCAATTATTGCCCATGGGAAAGCCATTCCTGTCCCCGTGAGGGTTGCAGGTAAACCTAGATTGTGAAGTCCTCGCTGACGAACTAAATTCTTCATAATAAATGCCAAGCTGGAAATTGCATCCCGTGGTGTGGAGTGTTCTGCCGTTTTGAGCAGATTTGTCGCTTGAATTGGTCGATTTTTAGCGATCGCTATCTGTGCTAAATGGGTGATGGTGTCATGATGCACTTGACAGTCTGCATCAAGGAAAACAACTACTTCCGGTGGATTTGCTTTGAGGTGCTGTAAACCCCAATCTAGTGCGTATCCTTTGCCTCTGTATGTAGCATCAAAACGCTCTAAAACAGTGACTTTGTACTGCCGTGCGATCGCAGCTGTCTCATCACTACAGTTATCAGCCACAACAATTACTTTATCTGTTGGGACTAACTCGTGCTTTAGTCTTAACAATGTAGTATCAATGCAAGATGCTTCATTGTAGGCTGGAATTATGACTGCAACTGATGGTCTGGTTAAATTGTTGTAGTTTATGTGATCAGTATTTTTTAATAGTGCAGCAATACACTCAATAAAAAAAAATAAAATTGGTAATCCTATTAGAATAACGAAGAAAAAAGTAACTATACTTAGTAACAGATAGATTAAAAGATAATTTTCCATGTAAAAATCTCATTTGTTCCGCATTATCCAAAATATTGAATTTATTGCACTTTCTCAATATCTAGAAAATACTAAAAATATATAATAGGGGTATTTACAAAATTATTATTTGGTGGTAACAAGCTTTTTTAGGAACAAGGGTAACATTTTGTGGAAGGAAAATGTGGACTCAAGGCACAAATTTGCAGAAAAAAATTCGCAGAAACTTTAATTAGTAGCCGTAGAAATTTTGAGCAATATGAGTCGAAGTCTTCAAATGCTCGAAGAGGCAGGGGGAATTCATGAGCTATTTCCCCTTGCGTGGAACCCCTACAGGTTGTTTATGTGTTGCAATGATTTTTTTGTAATCGGTAAGTTGATGGCAGCTAGATTATATAAGTCAAAAACACAAAATGATTGTAGTGTGGGCAGCGTTCGATGGTTCCTGAGCCTGTCGGAACGAAGTGTACCGGAGGTAAGGACTGAGCAACTCACGCCGAAGTCCTGCCCGCGCCTTATACGCAAAATAGATGCATTGCAGCTTATTACTTTATAAATAGGCTCCCAAATAATTAAGCTTTTTGTTGCTGATACCTTTCCTTGAATAACTTTTGCTGAATTTTGTGATCGACAATTGCAGATGGATAACCTAAAGCACGACGTTCTAAGGGTGTAATATTACCAGTTAGTAACTCCCCTGTATCCACAGAGCGTAACTCTGGAACCCATTGTCTGATATAGTCACCATCACGATCAAATTTTTGTGCTTGACTTGCGGGATTAAATATGCGTATGGGTTTTGGATCCATCCCGCTAGATGCACTCCACTGCCAACCACCGTTATTTGCCGACAAATCCCCATCAATCAGCTTTTGCATAAAGTATTTTTCCCCTAAACGTGGATCTAATAGTAAGTCCTTGGTTAAAAAACTTGCTACAATCATCCGACAACGGTTATGCATCCATCCAATTTCATTTAATTGTCGCATTGCTGCATCGACTATTGGATATCCTGTTTTCCCCTCACACCAAGCTTGATAATGCTGATCGTTAGTTTCCCAAGGAAATCCTTTAAAGGCATCACGGTAGGGACCATCTGCTAATTCGGGAAAATGATACATCACATGTTGATAGAATTCCCGCCATGCTAATTCTTGTTGATATGTGCGGATACTATCTCTGGCTTCATCACTACGACTATTTTCAATTGCTGATAAAGTTGCTTGCCAAACGTGGCGGATACCAATTACACCAAATTTTAAGGCTGCACTGAGTTGGGAAGTACCGTCAATGGCGGGGAAATTACGATCCTCTTGATAATTATTTATCGCTCGGTAACAAAATTCTTCTAAGCGTGATTGGGCTGTAGCTTCCCCTGGGGCGATAATTAAATCTCCATCCCAAACAAAGCCTAAATCCTTCGCGCTTGGTAACTCAATTACACCATTTTTTCGGGCAATCTCCATCTGGGCAGATGTTAATCCTGCCACATTTGCTAAAGTTGCTACGGGCTCTGCTTTTGGTTTACTATACCAATTCTTCCAAAATGGACTATAAACTGTGTATGTCGAATTACTGCCTGTGCGGATTTCATCGGGGGTATGTAGAAGTTGATCCCAATTAGGTGCTAAGTAATCAATTCCCTGTTCTTTGAGGGCATCAATTACCGTATGGTCTCGTTTTTGAGAATAAGGTTCCACATCCCAATTCCAAAATACTGCTTTTGCACCCAAAGCTGTGGCTAGGGTTGGAATTACTTGGGTTGGTTCACCTTGCACAATTAATAATTGGCTACCAACTTCAGCATAG includes:
- a CDS encoding FAD-binding domain-containing protein, which gives rise to MSDLILFWHRRDLRIADNTGLATARDRTHRVIGLFCLDPNILNPDHVAPVRVTYMIGCLQALQQRYAEVGSQLLIVQGEPTQVIPTLATALGAKAVFWNWDVEPYSQKRDHTVIDALKEQGIDYLAPNWDQLLHTPDEIRTGSNSTYTVYSPFWKNWYSKPKAEPVATLANVAGLTSAQMEIARKNGVIELPSAKDLGFVWDGDLIIAPGEATAQSRLEEFCYRAINNYQEDRNFPAIDGTSQLSAALKFGVIGIRHVWQATLSAIENSRSDEARDSIRTYQQELAWREFYQHVMYHFPELADGPYRDAFKGFPWETNDQHYQAWCEGKTGYPIVDAAMRQLNEIGWMHNRCRMIVASFLTKDLLLDPRLGEKYFMQKLIDGDLSANNGGWQWSASSGMDPKPIRIFNPASQAQKFDRDGDYIRQWVPELRSVDTGELLTGNITPLERRALGYPSAIVDHKIQQKLFKERYQQQKA
- a CDS encoding polysaccharide deacetylase family protein translates to MIFPTHLLIIFLLIFVAVSIYLFQKLAATSKYQIMGEYFNQVETNDSVVALTYDDGPNPEYTVKLINLLDNLGVKATFFAIGKEIQAHPQVIKQLVASGHEVGNHSYSHQKMIWKTPKFLLKEINKTDELLRELGVKNEILFRAPFGFKRLTLPYILKQQKKKNILWSLDPKDYQESDPEIIANRILENIKPGTIILLHDGGGDRTATINATRIVINRLQAEGYRFLTVSQLLQTQVSVTSQKMV
- a CDS encoding glycosyltransferase family 2 protein, translating into MENYLLIYLLLSIVTFFFVILIGLPILFFFIECIAALLKNTDHINYNNLTRPSVAVIIPAYNEASCIDTTLLRLKHELVPTDKVIVVADNCSDETAAIARQYKVTVLERFDATYRGKGYALDWGLQHLKANPPEVVVFLDADCQVHHDTITHLAQIAIAKNRPIQATNLLKTAEHSTPRDAISSLAFIMKNLVRQRGLHNLGLPATLTGTGMAFPWAIIDQVSFASGNIVEDKQLGLDLAVAGYSPVYCEQALVTGYFPQHQQAGNTQRTRWVHGHLQTLLTQVPAMLLAAWRQKRLDLLAIGLDMAIPPLSLLVSLWLMEVVISLMIFPISSIPAGIASIQGLMLFTAIFGAWNKFAKNDFPARIFLEIPIYILWNLSIYWSFLIKPQRTWIRTQRDIEIS
- a CDS encoding response regulator, with the protein product MTQFSVISVKRPPLLLVVEDSNEDFEALQRYLDKYPLTIPVYRCVNGDDALAFLYHTGNYTDYQNAPRPGLIVLDLNLPGMDGREVLQQIKQDEDLKLIPVVIFTTSNSPKDIQACYKQGVNSYIVKPMDAARLKRNIQTLIDYWFDTTVLPTDVSEKNQ
- a CDS encoding response regulator translates to MDRIQRTVLVVDDNPEDCEMYRRYLLRIQEYNYTVVVATLGQEGLAQWRQYQPDAVLLDYRLPDMDGLEFLSALQAQGQKSLLSVIMVTGEGNEAIAVQAIKAGAQDYLVKGKITPEKLRLAVNATINSVGLQNQLQQRIERERVIAEISQKVYKSLELDDVLNTTVQEVRNFLQSDRVLVFHLESDGSGTVMAESVGAEWCSILTTKIYDPCLVESYIEQYRQGLVTTTTDTYDGSIDPCHLELLDQFQVRANLVVPILHEDQFWGLLIAHQCNAPRQWQPLETDLLQQLATQVSVAIRQAELYQQAQRELAERQRAEEVLRDKEEKLRLALEASQMVTWDWNILTNEIQWSGSETMLLELVSYDLWFSRLFPEDRDRVLDAINAAITTGVDYDMEFRMIYPDDSIRWKLSQGKVFYNSTGQPTRMTGINLDITDRKRSEAEIRQSEYQVRRILNNLFSFVGVMTPDGVLVEANRTALEAAALSPSDVLGKPFPDTYWWSYSPEIQAQLALAIQQAAAGEIVRYDVEVRLGEGKFIVIDFFLAPLFDDTGRVEYLIPSGIDITDRKLAQEALQKSEEFKNRVLESSSDCIKVLDMEGRLLYVNAGGMCLLEIDDLTPFLNTEWLCFWQDEYRQAATAAITQAKRGETAKFQGFCPTAKGTPKWWDVVVSPIRDSAGQVIQLLSVSRDMTEQKQAQASLQEQTKLLQVILSSIGDGLIAANQQGELTIFNEAAHSIFGSLLNEIPPNEWASTYGLFLPDQKTLFPQDEFPLIKALQGETVTDVEVFICNQQELEGRWISANGYPLSDGSDDIKGGIVVFRDITERKRSEIERDRILQLEQAARTEAERANRVKDEFLAVLSHELRSPLNPILGWTKLLQTRQFDADQTAKALATIERNAKLQTELIDDLLDIAKILRGKLNLNVAPVNLKLIIEAALDTVSTAATAKSILIEARVPPIGQVLGDATRLQQVIWNLISNAIKFTPSGGRIDIRLQNVDDHAQLTFTDTGKGINPDFIPHIFEAFRQEDFSVTRKHGGLGLGLAIVYSLVELHGGTISAASLGEGQGATFTVRLPLLKDDSQQIDELLEQEPDLTGIKILTVDDDQDSRELLTVLLMQYGAEVTALTSAQDVLSTLESSFQPDVLVSDIGMPDMDGYTLIRRIRALAPQQGGKVPAIALTSYARETDQQQALAAGFQRHIAKPIDPHQLAQAIVLVLCNSKNTSLS